The DNA segment TAAAGAAAACATGAAATTATCCGATGAACGtcgtatatttttattttgaattaagaCAATCATGTAATATCTAAGCTTGTATAACAGTAGCTAACTGTCCTTATGTAAGCATGAAACAAGTCTGATAATATAATTTGGGATCATCTTGTACGTTTAAAGATAACATGAAATTATCCGATGAACTtcgtatatttttattttggattAAGCTCATCTTTTATAAACATAGTAATACTTTTTTATGTAAAGCATGAAACACAACCCTTTTCACTATGACATTTTTCAGGAAGTGATTTCAGCAGGATTTATCAAAAACCCAACAAATCGAGTGTTGGAGACACATCGATGGGACTCCTCACAGTGTGATTGCCATTCTCTTCTACCCAAGTGAGCGATCCATATCCAGACACTCCCTTGAAACGAATCGTTAAAGAATAACTCAGCTTCTCATATTTCTTGTTGAATGACAAAATCCTCGGCGAAACTCTGATCTGTATCCCATTCGGTGCTGTTTCCACCTTAGCTTTGTATGTGGCTGCTCCATTCCCTACGTTTGTCACAGTCCTTCGAAACGTCCGGCTTACCGTCTTCTCCCTTTCTTCTGCACCGTATAGAGCTATGAACGACGGGTAGTTGAGGTCCGATGAGGGATTCGAGCAATTGTAGCTTGATCTTATGATGGTTTTCGTTTGCTCCAGAGTGAAGTTCATTGAGCAGACGAGGTTGACGAAATCTTGTGGTGTGGCTTCGTATATTAGGCCTGGATCAAGAGCTCTGTTCGGGTCGACTTGCCCTGCACCGATTCCTTCGGGTCCAACGGTAGATGCATAGTCAGTGGCCATATCCTTGATGGGTTGGTTAGTATTATCAAGTGGATTTGCGGTGGTCATCATGGCGGATTGGATTGCCGAAGGACTCCATTCGGGGTGGGCGGCCTTGAGAAGAGCAGCGGTGCCCGAAATATGCGGGCAGGCCATGGATGTCCCTGATAACAGAGTGTAATTACTTGTTAGTTCCGTGTTGTTGATCCTGGCACTCGGCCTGTGAGGATTGTAGGCCGCTAAGATCAACACTCCTGGCGCCATTATGTCAGGTTTCAAGATGTACTGATAATTCCTGGCCGGGCCTCTTGAAGAATCGTCGGATAAGGCCGGAGCCGGTCTCGGCTTAGTACCAAGAATCGTTTGCTGGAAATCGATGCTGGCCACGGGTTTTGCGTTTTCTTCGGATGCGTAGCGAATCACGTCCAAGGATTCTTTCGGCGTGATCACCACTCCAGGGTGAGAAAATGAACTGGATCGCTGAAGACCGATTTCGTCAGCAATGATAACAACGGCTTTCACGTTCGTTCTGCGTAGATATTCCATCAAGAAGAGGGTAACATAAACTTGGCCAGTCATATTGCATATGATGATGCTGTTACCGGGGGCTTCCGCCAGTAATTCAGACGAATCGCAAGCAGAGAGGGTCCTGTTGTAAACGAGAGGCAAGTTCTTGATCACAGGCCGAGCCGGGAAGGTGCTCCACCCAGCAATTTTTACTCCATTCCCCAATGTTAATGTCCCAGAAAACCATCGATCAACAGTTCCGGATGCCACCACAGTAGCCCAAGGGTACCCTTGTAGCAGAGATGCAGTCTCCGGGCCACGATTCCCCGCTGAGACAGAGACTAAAACTCCCTTCTCCCTGGCGCCGAAGCTTGCTATGGCAAGAAAGTTCTCGTACAACTCGACTACTCTAGTACTTATAGATACCGACAGAATATCAACTCCATCAGCCACGGCTTGGTCGATTCCAGCCAGTATATCAGATTGTTGAGTCCCTCCGGTCCAAAGAACCTTGTAAATGGCCAGCCTAGCGCGCGGTGCTACCCCTCTAGCAGTTCCGGGGGCGTATCCGAAATACGACACGCCTTCGACATAGTTACCAGCGGCTATGGACGCCACATGTGTGCCGTGACCGTCAGTGTCTCTCGCAGAATTCACAGATATCTGTAAGTCGGGATCCGCCGCACGTGCCCCTGCGTTGAAATACCTCGCACCTATGATTTTCTTGTTGCATAACGATGAATTGAATTCATCCCCTTCTTGGCAGATTCCCTTCCATCTTGCAGGAACTTTCGTCATACCATCGTCTTTAAAGCTCGGGCTTTCTGGCCATATCCCAGAATCGACGATACCAATGATCACATCTTTTCCATATTCTGAAGCTGGCCAGAGACCTGCTGCGGTATTAAGGGAGAGAAATTTGTAGGAATGCGTGGTGTCGACTGTAACAGAACCATCCGGATAAGCCAAGAGGAACCCAGGAGACTTTTGTAAAGTTTGGAGTTCATCTTTCGACAGAACCGCGCTGAATCCGTGGACGGCATTGTCGTAGGTGTAAATGAGATTCGGGCCGAGTTTTCGGTCGTCCGATGATGTCTGGGGAACGGATTTTGTGGACTGGAGTATGGAAGAATACCAAAAATGGTGACTGGTGAATGCTTTAGGCATGTAGGATTTGTCCATATGGACAATATATGAAGATCTTTCTGCTGAAGCATTTGGAAGCTGTTGGGACAGAAGAATCCATAAGAATACATACATTAATGTAAGAGCTCTCGTGTCAGCCATTTTCATTTCGTCTCCGAACATAGGCCACTATTTTTTATGTTCTTTCAGCTCAATTATTGGTTTGCATAGTATCAAAATACACTATTttaacctttaaaaaaaatacagtaTTTTCTCTCATCGTGTGATTTGGATCGAAACAGATGGCATCGTTTTGTTGAGATATATGTTAGAGGCGTGGGGTTTTCTTCTCTCATTAATTAGTTCAAATATCACTGTCCTTTCAACGATTTCTCTTCGTGTTTTGGTTTGTTCGTTTTTGAAAAGTAACATTTATTATTCGAACTTTGTAATTGAAAAATTGAAATCTTCAAGTATATTCAAATAGAACAGTGAgggtaatttttaaattttttttaggacCAATGTATTTGGCTATCTCGGATTCTCGCGCGTTACATATAACACACACAAGAAAACATTTTTTAGTGACTTGATAATcattatacatatatttttcaacagctAATACTTTTTTATTAAACATTTGTGAAAAGATAATCAACACTTATGCCGTTGTGTGGACTGATCAATATTAATAACTGAATATAATTAGGcataaattaaatcaattatcaTATATATGAAAACATTACAAGTTTATACCTTGATGCAATCTTTGATACAATAGTCTTCAATCCGTAAGGAGAATTTAAAGGCAGTGGCCCCCCATTTCACCTAACACCCTTTCCCCAGCTTCATCCATTTTAAAGCATGGATAAATTAAAAGCTATCGTGCTCGTCCTCACACCGACACTATATTTTAATACTAAATTATGaatgataaaataataattggaTAGTACGAGCACCCAAGGAAAAACTTGATCATATCCCCTTTCCAATCCATTGAGCATTTAAATGATTTGTTTAGCGATCGATTTCCGTACTATACAAAACTCTTTTTGAAATATTAGTAAAATAAGATACGTGAGAACACCTTTTATTGTCGATAAATgttgttaaataaatgagttgagATGAGAAGATCAGATTAATGTGAATGTAATTAATGATTTTCATGGTATTTTAATCAATAGTGAAATGAATATGAATTGTGTTGCAAGAAATAAATTTCTTAATGatattttcataattttaatgaaattttatttatgattttttccTTTCTAGACTTGTTATTTTCTAGATTTATAATTATCCTTGATTAATAAGATATGGTcggttattttatttaattatcaaaatatgattcttttgtatttaaaataatttatttcctAATGAACTTGATTTCCTTATTGTGTAAGACTCTAATTAAGGTTTGAAGACCTATCTATATAAGGACTACTGCACGCATATTAGAAGATGGATCAACAGAGAAAAGAGTGCAGAACAAATTGAGAGGTTGATCGAGATTTTTTTGAAGAAGTTTTACAGCCGGTCGTTGATGTATTTTTGTGCTGCCGTGCATGCATGGAGTGTTGAAAACACTGAAGACAACATGTAGTGCAAAGAGTTGGTGAAAAACGTTctctggattatcagatttcggCACCCAAGATTAATACCTATTGGTTTTTCTGTTTagtttttatctatttatttttaGGGTGTTAATTATTTTCTCATTTTGTTgagaaaaatagttttttataGACAATCACTAGTATTACTTTTGTAATCTGAATATTTTTTTCTACTGATTATTTTGCCATGAGGTACTGCACAAGTACTAGTTATTTGTGCATAATTATCTATGTGttatttattgtttaagtttatttattcaGTTCCATGTTGTCTTatagtgttgacaacactgagaGATAACACTTACTAGAAAATTTTGCAGTTATTAATTCATGTTGAGACGAAAAACCCTTTCAAATAACAAAATTCAATGTAATATAATATGTACAACATGCATTATAAAATGAGTGTGAAATCTTTGTTCAAAGATTTTATGTGTTACAAATCTAATGGAAtctatagttttttttaaaaaaataaagccGTCTGTTGTGGGCCCTTGTGGCGGGGGcttaggcagacccctacccGTATATTCcaataaaaaagaaaatacaaGAGAGAGACTAGACCAATACCTCTCTAAATCAAATACAATCTAAACAATTTTTGAACTAGTTCTAGTGTAAGGAAGACTAGTTCTATAAAGCTTACAAATGCCCAAAAGTCGACCAATAATCTAATCTGGCATAAAGATTGCCGACCCGTGGAGAATACCCATATTAGCTAACTCGTCAGCTGCCGCATTCGCTTCCTTGAAAAACATGAGCTTTGGATACCAGATAATAAACAAAATATCCTGAATATGAATGAGAGTGTGACTGAGATCCCAACAAGAATTATCTGCATTAATAATGCTCAAGGAAGTTTTGGAATCCACTTCAAGCCAAAGTGGAAAATAGTTAAACTCCTTGGAAATATTAAGACCTTTCAGAATTGCAACCAATTCAGTCCAAATAATGTTGGACTATTCATTCATTAATGTGAATGGAAATGGGCTATTATTTTACCCTACCCTCCATTTTGCATTTATTAATGTCAGTGGGATGTCAACAAAATTGGCTTGTTTCCTCCGCATTTATTTGGCCAGCTGTTGTGAAGGCGCTTTGTCCGGCTGCTGTTTGACCTTTCATTTTCAAATTGCATGCAAAATGCTtgcatgattgagttgttgcTATAAACTCTCGGCCTTGGCTTCTACTGAAAATAATTCCATTACCTCTCACTTACGATGTCACGCCCCAAGATCGGAACGCAGCATCGGcgttgttaacaattttaaatcgTAAAACAACAAGCCATGTAGTGTATAAATAGCCTTCAACCAGTCTTTTACAAATCTAGAAATGTTTTtacaatatcaaaacatgacaATAGCGGAagcaaaacataaaatataataaaactaaTCAGACTGCTAGCATTTTCATAATTTTAgacttgatcaccaaccccagaatGCGTGTTTCTCATCGTCATCCAACTGCTCTTCGGTATCTGGGAAGGGaagtaaggtggatgagtgttttgggaaacactcagcaagaggGGGCCAATCGTACATGCAAATgtcgaatatacatatatatgggAGTTCGAAGGGAGCATGTTCCAACACATGTCGCAACATAAATCAAGACAAGGCAAAACTTGAAACTGAGCATCAACACAtatcatgaatgaaacataaacttagacataacactgttattcatctcgttaatcatggctactgatcagtccctaatttttactcctctaagggggcgAGGTcttaaacggttattataacccaccgcatcagggtcatatcatatcttatcatgttTTCGGAATTCCTTATCCATTTCttaagtcgaattctaacagtgCATAACAAGGAGTTTCATGGAATAAACATGTACGAAATTCAAAGAAATATGAACCAGACGATGTACGATTGAATTTTTACAAACAAGATCATGAACATTTTTAAAAACATATGTAAATATAAGCCGTCTTACCTTAAGTGATTTGTAAGAAAATCGTGCAGAAACTGATGTTGATGGTAAGCCTCAAACGTGAGCAAAATATAACATAATGCTTGCTTTGAAACTGGGACAGAAACCTTGCTCCAACTCTGGACAGGAATCTGCTTGAACTGCTGCTATCAAACAGGTGTTGCTTCTACTATGCTTCGAAAGTGGCAGAAGGTTGGAACTCGAAAATGTGCAGAGTTTTACTCAGTTTTTGTGCTAAAAAATGGTGTGATTTCCCTTCTGAATCTGCCACTATTTATAAGTATAAAAAGTAGCTGaagtgtaacgccccgttttttatcttaaatgagtttatttgagttaatcggagattgcagagttcgcgagccgacttgattttgatcagggtcttttttgcaaaaattggatttttcaggaactaaaacgcaattaatggattttatatattatcttgtctaGTTTGACTTGGTCCATTCTCTCCCTCTCCTTCCCTTTGCACgcatcctccattgaagacgctccattgagcttccaagctttctgatttcagtccgagctcgatccggccattggaatttatttctgaaggcagattagtgatcactgcagtgagagctccgttataccgtaagtatttctccgatcagatatgttttgtttttcggaggttgttagaatcgatctagattctagtatgttgttcttggcagagttctgatcgtttattatctgtcggttttgaattagagcgacgttcggatttgttgtgatttttggaagccatttttgaaagtttgagttttgagatttgttgggattgccttgttgttgttgtattagcattgttatgagattatatcggtattgaactgctgtctgcgtttccggtttgttcagtttttagccgttatgccgtcggtttgagttttgggatttcgaaccgtttttgagttgttgaacttggcttgtaagttgaccatggttattgatctttgatttgtatctgaacagattcgtttggagtttgtcaagcccagggttaacaacatttgttcgtttcagagatttggacgaataacggtatagataattaccttgagccttgttgttgtttagattggttagactttgatacaatcttttgttgtagcttcccagaagttggaactactgccttgaaaggtaaaagcagtcatcgatagcgggatagcatactcgggacagttggttctcgagtttcccttaaaagcacatacttgcatctacacttgttctagcatgaggaacttgtgtcttgttgaattgcttgagcttttattatatggctatgttttatattatgttatgcattcatcttgagccaactttgatttcagcgggcagaatagccctttttgtttagatgtttgggaactataattgagtggcctaggtcgtagtcatttcgcctagtgctagcatactcattatagttgctcaaagtttagaggagtgggatacgtgacaccacctcgattgggagagtcggtgagtggttacgtgatctcatcctcgggatcccaaaagcactgcagaaatccctcgtttatcagatttgatatcccggtttaaagacatgcatttcatttcgttgttattgattttgttgttgttttgaaagcatgtttgttgttgtattacttgtatgttgcttttactgagattatcattctcaccggttatccggctgttgctttgttttgtatgtgtacttggcaacatgtggggcaggatcaagtcagaagaggcatggttagctttgagggaatgatgtagaagtgagactcggtttagaagtcttgttagcatgataatctagtttatgttttgaagcatgttaagaactggaacttggattggaagtggtcttgcttgtggttagaactcttgtattctgtattcggcttgtaatagctagcatcgatgcgtgttcttcacttttatgtatttaaatgctatgttgttggatatatattagttggatcatgttagagttcttttggttatgttattgcacttttggaggcttgttttgagccaattcagcaggccatgcgcgcccgcgcctcaggtggcgcgcccgcgcgtcccgcacttcgtttcggaagttttgggcagagcttcaggcgcgcccgcgcctcgggtggcgcgcccgcgcgagggcttgggcaggacgccatgcgcgcccgcgcgttccttttaaaaaaaaatgctcttggcttttaattgcttacttattgaattactcctttaattgttgtttagaaccgaggtctcacatgaaGGGCCTCCCATTCATGGCCAATAACTTATATTAACAGCCATCATTCTCCATTATTGTGGCTGTTACATTTCTGACTATTATATGCAACATGAATTTCGAAATTAACAACATAATCCATCAGTTTCAGCAGCCACTACTCTCCATCATTGTGACTGTTACCATTCCTTATCTTCAGTTGGTTCTTGCCCCTTTGTATTTCGAAATTCAACATCATTACAGCATCAGTTACATTTGCTTTTATATGACTGATAGAGTTACAGCTTTTGTCttcaagtacatgcatataACCATGGCTTCACATTCCTCCCACCTTGGgagaagtttcgtcctcgaaacttgggTTGGCTTGTTCTGCAAAAAGAAATGGATACAGGTTGCGCATCTTCTCTTCCAATTCCCAAGTGGCCTTCCTCTCCGTGTGATTAGACCATTGGACCTTTACATATGGACTGGTCCTTCGCCTCAAAATTTAATCCTTAGTATCAACTATTCGAATTGGAACCTCTTCGTACTTGAGCCCCTTATTCAGATTTCCTTCAATTACAAGAGGTTCAATTTCAAGGACATGACTGGGATCTGGGATGTACTTTCTTAATTGAGAaacatggaaaacattgtgaATCCTTGACATATCTGGTGGTAAAGCCAGTCTATATGCCAAGGTTCCTACTTTGTCCAGAATCTCAAATGGTCCGACATATCTGGGATTCAATTTTCCAGTTTTACCAAATAGAACTACTCCTTTCATGGGTGAGATTTTTACATAGGCCTTTTCACCTACTTCAAATTCCAATGGTCGTCTCTTCATATCAGCCCAACTCTTTTgtcgatcttgagcagctttgagtCTTTCCTTGATGATGGTTATTTTTTCTACCGTTTCTTGAATCAGTTCAGGTCCAGTGATGGCTTTCTCCCCTACTTCATCCCAGTATAAAGGTGAGCGACACTTTCTCCCATATAAGGCTTCGTatggtgccattccaatactgatgtggtaactattgttgtaagcaaaTTCGATTAAAGGCAAGTGTTCACTCCAATTACCACTAAAGTCTAGAGCACAAGCCCTCAGCATGTCCTCCAATATTTGGATCGTTCTCTCTGTTTGGCCATCAGTTTGAGGGTGATAGGCCGTACTGAGAGTGACCTTGGTTCCCATGACATTCTGAAAGCTTTTCCAAAATCTGGATGCAAACCTCGGGTCCCTATCTGACAAAATACTAGCAGGTACGCCATGTAATCTTACGATATTGTCCATGTATAGGGTAGCTAGTTTATCCAGGTTGTAGTTCATGCGGACCGGTAGGAAATGCGTTGTCTTTGTAAGTCTATCTACAATTACCCATATTCCGTCAtgactctgccttgacttgggTAAGTCGACAACAAAATCCGTAGAAATGtgttcccacttccattctggaatttCCAACGGTTGGagtaatcctccaggtcgttgaTGTTCAGCTTTGACTTTCTGACAGACctgacatcgagacacaaactcAGCGACATTCTTTTTCATTCCATTCCAccaaaaatttccttttaaATCTCGATACATCTTGGTGCTGTCGGGATGaactgaaaattttgatttgtgtGCTTCAGACATTACTTCATGACGAAGATTATCGATGTCGGGTACACACAATCGTCCTTTCATCCACAAAAGTCCATTTTGATCTATTTGGAGATTAGGCGTCTTTCCTTCCTTGAATTGGTCCTTAAGTTTGATTAAAGAAGGATCTTGATTCTATTTCAACTTGACTATTTCTCGAAGACATGGTTGTGCTGAGAGTGAAGCTAGAATTACTTTACCCATATTCTTCCGACTTAACGCATTAGCGACCTTGTTTGCTTTTCCAGGGTGATAGCTTATCGtcaagtcataatctttcagtaGCTCAatccatcttctctgtctcatattcaactctttTTGAGTAAACAAGtacttgagactttggtgatcaGTAAATATTTCACATTTTGCCCCGTAGAGGTAGTGCCTCCAAATTTTTAGTGCAAAGACTACTGCTGCTAATTCAAGATCATGTGTGGGGTAGTTTTGCTCATACGGCTTCAGTTGTCTTGATGCATAAGCAATTATCCTTCCTTCTTGCATGATTACGCATCCCAACCCTCCTTTTGACGCATCACTGTATATGGTAAAATATTTACCTTCCGTTGGTAGAATCAACACTGGAGTGGATGCCAACTTTTCTTTCAAGGTTTGAAAGCTCTTCTCACACAATTCATCCCAGTTGAATTTAGAGTTCTTTTGTGTGAGTTTTGTGAGAGGTATAGCTATCGAGGAAAATCCTTCCACAAACTTTCGATAATAGCCAGCCAGGCCTAGAAAACTCCGAACTTCAGTTACCATTTTTGGTCTAGGCCAATCCATGACGGCTTCCACTTTCTTGGAATCCACTGACACTACTCCGTCTTTGGAAATTATATGACCCAGAAAAGTTACGCTCTTTAGCCAGAATTCGCACTTCTTAAATTTGGCGTAGAGTTCGTTTTCTCTCAATGTCTGAAGTGTGAGCCGGAGATGGTCTTTATGGTCCTCGTCACTAGGTGAATATACGAGAATGTCATCAATAAACACCACTACAAACTTGTCGAGGAACGGCTTGAATACTCTGTTTATGAGGTCCATGAATGCTGCCGGTGCATTGGTTAATCCAAAAGGCATCACCATGAACtcgtaatgtccataccttgttcagAAAGCTGTTTTTGGAACATCTTATGTCTTGACTTTCAATTGGTGATAGCCTGACCTTAGATCGAGTTTGGAAAAGACTGTTGCTCCTTTGAGTTggtcaaacagatcatcaattcttggaagaggatacttgttcttgattgtgatTTTATTGAGTTATcgatagtcaatacacaatctcatactctcatccttcttctttacaaacagTACCGGGGCTCTCCAAGGAGATGCACTTGGTCGTATTTGCTTTTTATCCAACAATTCTTGGAGTTggtcttttaattctttcaattctgctggAGTCATTCAGTATGGTGCTTTCGAGATAGGTGTAGCACCAGGTACCAGATTAATTTCAAATTCCACTTCGCGGTCGGGAATTACCCCAGGAATTTCTTCAGGGAACACATCCGGAAATTCTTGAACTACTGGAATATCTTCTAATGAAAGTGTAACTTCTTCCTTTGCCTCGCTTACCACTGCTAGGTATACTTCTTCGCCACTTTTCATAGCTTTCCAAGTTTAAGAAGCAGATAAAAGAGACTTCTACTCCTTGACTTTGCCAAGATAAATGACTTCGTCGAGATTTGCAGCTCTCAATTTGACATTCTTCATGCGGCAATCTACTAAATCATGGTTATTTGCTAGCCAATCCATTCCTAAGATGGCATCAAATTCTACCATGTTTAGTTGAATGAGTTCAGCGTGAAATACGTGTTCATTGAGGTTAATTACACAATCTCTGTGTACCCTATGTGTTTCAATTGGGTTGCTAGTGGGAGTTGCTACTCTAAAAGGTTCCACAAGTATCTCAGGAGTAAGTCTTAACTTCTTAGCAAACCTCTTAGATATAAATGAATGTGTAGCACCACAATCAAACAACACATAAGCAGAAGTTTTGTTGATTAGAATGGTACCTGCTACAATGTCATTTGCATTCTCGACCTCCTCTTGGGTTATGGCAAAAACTCGGGCATTCGGCTTGTTCTTCTTTTGTTTATTCGGAGTAGAGCTGCCTTTTGCCTCAGTTTCTTTGCCCTTATTTTCTGGACAATCTGCAATGCGGTGCCCAGTCTTCCCACATACAAAACAGGCGCCACTTGCTCTGCGGCATTCTCCGAAGTGTTTAAATCCACAGGTACTACATGGTTTGAATTCTTGATTACTTGGTTTTGAAGGAACGCTCTTGTTTGTTCCAGTAAATTGATATGGTTTCTTGAATGACTGTTTTCTTGTTGAAGATTGCCCCACAAGAGGTCTCTTGTTCGTGTTCTCGTCTTCCCTTCGCTTGATATCGGTCTCAGCTCGAATTGCAGCTCCCATTAAATCAGCGAAATTTGTGGCATGGTATACTGCTAAAGCTGTCTGAATATGACTGCTCAAACCTCTTTTGAAACTGTGCATCTTCAAGACATCATCAGCCATGATAATAGGAGCATACGTTCCAAGtgaattgaattttgaagtgtATTCAACCACTGACATATCCTGAGTCTGAGTGAAATTTTCGAACTCACTTAATTTTTGCAATCTGACTTCAGCAGGATAATACTGCTTCAGGAACACATCCTTAAATTGTCGCCACGTGATTGGACCGGCTGCAATCATAGGTGGTGAAACTGCCTCCCACCACTTGGCTGTTTTTTCTTCCAAAAATGGTGTCACGACATCTACTTTAAACTCGTCAGGAATCTCGAGTAGGCGAAGTTGAGTCTCAATATTCTTGAGCCAATTTTGGCCAACCTCAGGATCTGGATCTCCTTTAAAGGTTTGGGCTCGATTCTTTCTCAGTGACACGTAATGATACTTCACCCCTTGCACCTGTTGTACTACCTGTGGTGGTGGATTTCCATTGGCAGGCGGGTTTCCCAACCCTTGAATGGTGGTAGCCACAATGGTTGCTATGACAATCAAATCTGCTTGATTCAAGCCTAACcctggtggtggtggtggtggtggtggtgaatTCCCTTCATTGTTGTTG comes from the Henckelia pumila isolate YLH828 chromosome 1, ASM3356847v2, whole genome shotgun sequence genome and includes:
- the LOC140876421 gene encoding subtilisin-like protease SBT3 translates to MFGDEMKMADTRALTLMYVFLWILLSQQLPNASAERSSYIVHMDKSYMPKAFTSHHFWYSSILQSTKSVPQTSSDDRKLGPNLIYTYDNAVHGFSAVLSKDELQTLQKSPGFLLAYPDGSVTVDTTHSYKFLSLNTAAGLWPASEYGKDVIIGIVDSGIWPESPSFKDDGMTKVPARWKGICQEGDEFNSSLCNKKIIGARYFNAGARAADPDLQISVNSARDTDGHGTHVASIAAGNYVEGVSYFGYAPGTARGVAPRARLAIYKVLWTGGTQQSDILAGIDQAVADGVDILSVSISTRVVELYENFLAIASFGAREKGVLVSVSAGNRGPETASLLQGYPWATVVASGTVDRWFSGTLTLGNGVKIAGWSTFPARPVIKNLPLVYNRTLSACDSSELLAEAPGNSIIICNMTGQVYVTLFLMEYLRRTNVKAVVIIADEIGLQRSSSFSHPGVVITPKESLDVIRYASEENAKPVASIDFQQTILGTKPRPAPALSDDSSRGPARNYQYILKPDIMAPGVLILAAYNPHRPSARINNTELTSNYTLLSGTSMACPHISGTAALLKAAHPEWSPSAIQSAMMTTANPLDNTNQPIKDMATDYASTVGPEGIGAGQVDPNRALDPGLIYEATPQDFVNLVCSMNFTLEQTKTIIRSSYNCSNPSSDLNYPSFIALYGAEEREKTVSRTFRRTVTNVGNGAATYKAKVETAPNGIQIRVSPRILSFNKKYEKLSYSLTIRFKGVSGYGSLTWVEENGNHTVRSPIDVSPTLDLLGF
- the LOC140865772 gene encoding uncharacterized protein produces the protein MDERPVRNNHNPCYRNRNNNNEGNSPPPPPPPPGLGLNQADLIVIATIVATTIQGLGNPPANGNPPPQVVQQVQGVKYHYVSLRKNRAQTFKGDPDPEVGQNWLKNIETQLRLLEIPDEFKVDVVTPFLEEKTAKWWEAVSPPMIAAGPITWRQFKDVFLKQYYPAEVRLQKLSEFENFTQTQDMSVVEYTSKFNSLGTYAPIIMADDVLKMHSFKRGLSSHIQTALAVYHATNFADLMGAAIRAETDIKRREDENTNKRPLVGQSSTRKQSFKKPYQFTGTNKSVPSKPSNQEFKPCSTCGFKHFGECRRASGACFVCGKTGHRIADCPENKGKETEAKGSSTPNKQKKNKPNARVFAITQEEVENANDIVAGTILINKTSAYVLFDCGATHSFISKRFAKKLRLTPEILVEPFRVATPTSNPIETHRVHRDCVINLNEHVFHAELIQLNMVEFDAILGMDWLANNHDLVDCRMKNVKLRAANLDEVIYLGKVKE